TGAGAGTGgtcaacgtagaactagtgtgaatgggcaatcAATTGGTTGGTGTAGATTCTAGAGAAATGAAatgggcgacctttcgggtcaagacccttcttcaaaccaaacGTCTCACCTGAATGCTCCATAGATTGTGGATTATGTATGCAAGCCTCCCCCCTCGTACAAAATGCTTCCAATTGATTGGGATTTGAAAGACGTGTATCCTTGTGGTATAGATCTTGCCGGTTGTTCCTACAGTAGTTTCCTGTAGATGGACACTGCAGGATGTGGGGCGCCAGGAAGTGTGTTTGGAGttcaggagagggggaaagaaaatGCCTTACGATTTGCCTCTGTGCCTGCAGAGTGGGAAGTTTCAGTACGAAAGCGTGTTCAGTGCTTTGAGAAATATCTACAAGACTGAGGGCGCGCGGGCACTGTTCAGCGGACTGACAGCCACACTACTCCGCGATGCCCCCTTCTCTGGGATTTACCTCATGTTCTACACACAGACCAAGAGAACAGTACCCGAAGGTACGTGTGGATGTACGGTGCtggagtgggtgtgggggggagtcATTGTTTGATACAGGCTTGATTACCATcaaagctcctctagtatctttggttaccATTGCatagaagaaactgcaggtgctggtttaaaccgaagatggaccaaAATAATTGCTggagtagtaactcagcgggtcagacagcatctcttgagatacggaagaggtgacgtttcagatggagatccttcttcagaccctagagTGCAATATTGTGGTGCTCCAGCGGGTGCggtgtctacagcccgggatctcacgttggggacccgggggaagaagaagccatcactgccggcccgcggccgacttctaccgcgggtccggcatggacttaccatcacccctggaggagagcttcgaccgccggccctgcagtctacggtgcttctggctgcggcggggacttaaatcttgaccgccggtctgcggcctacaacaacttaaagccgcggtctctggtgaggaagagccgatcctggactgactctggactctggtcctgaccacgggagggaaatggaggaggactgggaaaaatttgtgccttccaccacagtgatgaatgctgtggtggatgtttgtgttatagttttattgtggttgtgtgttctttattattgtatcgctgcagacaacccaaatttccaccagcctggctgtgtggcaataaattatatctatctatctatctatctatctaagagTAAGGCAATGATCCACTCTCTCCATTTTACCCTGAGTATTCCAGCACATCTCCTAAGCGGGGCCCTGGTTTGTGGAGTTGGTGTTAATGTTGCGCCATTTGTCACGAGGAATTTCTTGTAAACTTGTCACGTTGTAATGAACAGGGGCTGGAGAAGGCCCAACTAATCTAAATTTCCCCTTTACTGTTCAGACAGGTACCAGACGCCAATTCTCCCTCTGATCAACTTCGGCTGTGGCATCTTTGCGGGCATTTTGGCTTCCATGGTGACGCAGccagcagatgtggtgaagacacACATGCAGCTCTCTCCCGAAAAGCATCGGCAAGTTAGACACACCATCGTCTTCATCTTTGAGGTACAGCCACTTGACTCCAAATGTTCCTCCCTTCGCTTCTAATATATCTTCAAATGGATCctacatagcaaaaggatttgagtataggagcagggaggttctactgcagttgtacagggtcttggtgagaccacacctggagtattgcgttcagttttggtctcctaatctgaggaaagacattcttgccatagagggagtacagagaaggttcaccagactgattcctgggatgccaggactttcatatgaagaaagactggatagactcggcttgtactcgctagaatttagaagattgaggggggatcttatagaaacttacaaaattcttaaggggttggacaggctagatgcaggaagattgttcccgatgttggggaagtccagaacaaggggtcacagtttaaggataagggggaagtcttttaggaccgagatgaggaaaacctttttcacacagagagtggtgaatctctggaattctctgccacagaaggtagttgaggccagttcattggctatatttaagagggagttagatgtggcccttgtgactaaagggatcagggggtatggagagaaggcaggtacaggatactgagttggatgatcagccatgatcatattgaatggcggtgcaggctcgaagggccgaatggcctactcctgcacctattttctatgtttctaaatgctttCTCTTCAGAGGTACTTGAAAATATGCTTTTCATTTTCCCTGCCTCCGCTGTTCTGTTCTGTAAACTTAATTCTGAAATAGTGCTGGAGCCCCCAACACTGTCCCTTGCCCATTGGCCTCCATGACCTCTTGTCATCCTCCAACTTAGACAAGAATGACCCCAGGAGCCCACaggaattggcttgataaaaatgtaaaattgtccaagttggcgatatgcaaagtactgccctgccgactacaaaattcagacggttcagaaggaatgattgggttaacatgtgatgtatgtttgacggcgctgggcctctgctcgctggagtttaggaggaaggaggaaggaggacctgattgaaacttactgaatcgtGAAAGGTGTGGACGGagcggatgtgaagaggatgctgccactagtgggagagtccaggaccagggggcgCAGCGATTACCTTGGTGGTCTCTGAATGACCACAGACTGTTCTCCTGTTGGATAATTTGGACTCGACGACAATGAAGCAGATTAGTGAGTCGGGGCAGACTGTGATGTGGAGGAGAGCTTGGGGGGGTGAAAGTGTGGCTTAATGGAAGCTGCTTTATCATTGATAGTGGCAGAGTTTACGAGTTTGGGAGATGCTCTTGAAGAAGCTTTGAGTTGGTGCTTGCTTCAGCCATTGTGcactggtggtggagggagagaaaTATTTAGCGTGTGGTCTGCCAATCGATCCCGTTGCGTTGACCGAGAAAGCTGCACTCGTCCCGGCAGCAGTGGGGTTTCCACCACGCTTCCAAATTATTTCGTAAACAGTGCAATCTACAGTATAGAATTCTAGAACGTATGGCCTCAGCATCTAAAGCATTGGCTGCTCGTGTGGGAATGGCCTCAGCATCTAAAGCATTGGCTGCTCATGTGGGAATGAAAGATTGGGGAAGGTAGAGGAATGGACGGAGGTGGAATGCTGGTATCTCATAGGGTTGTACGGTTGGAGGAAGTTACAAAGAATAGGTTGGGGCAAGGCCGTGGGGGGATTTGATAATAATAGTGAGAATTTAAAACCAGTGGGTATTTATAGAATGGCTACCAATCCTATAGAGGAGTGACGAGTGAATGACACAGGCAGTAAAGTTCCTGGTGAGTTGGGAGAGGCAGTTTAGTGGAGTGTTGGAATAGTCCTCCACTGAATAGCATGGGGAACAGTTGAGTCTTGGGCTCATTGGTGTTGGGTTGTTGCTTTGATTCAAACTCaagacaagagagtttattgtcatgtgtccctgataggacaatgaaattcttgctttgcttcagcacaacagaacatagtaggcattgactacaaaacagatcagtgtgtccatataccattatataaatatacacacacatgaataaataaactgataaagtgcaaataacagataatgggctattaatgttcagagttttgtctgagccaagtttaatagcctgatggctgtggggaagtagctattcctgaacctggtcgttgcaccaAAGTATTGACTCTCCTCTCGTTGctccccagaaccacggcttggtGGGGTTTTTCCGCGGCGCCGTTCCTCGATCGTTGCGCCGATCCCTCATGGCGGCCATGGCCTGGACGGTCTACGAACAGATGATGACCAAGCTGGGCCTCAAGTCGTGAAGAGCCGAGCAGTGAAAGGAAAGAACCGTTGGCTAATGGAGAGAAGGGACCATCTCACTGGAGTTTTGTGTGCTGAGACTTCAAATGGCTTGCGGCCTTTTGAGCGTGAACAGTGGTACTTTTTCTATggttaaaaacaaaaaactggCTTCATAGCAGAGTGAAGTTTACACAGTGTTTCCACGGGCCAGCGAATTCCTGGCAGAAGTGCACATTTTTCCGTAACTTCGAACTCTGTGCTGTTCCACTGATGTTATGTAACAGCCAGGGTGCACCTGCTTGTAACTGGACCCTGCCCGATCTGTTCCCGATTAGCTTGTGTTTCTCAGGGCTGTTGGCCTTGAGATGGTGGAAACCAAACAGCAGGTTGTTAAAATACTCCAACTCCAGGCATGAACACTTGGCAGAGGCTGAGCTTGTTACTCCTGCTGATTGTGGCAAAGCCCAGTTAACTACAGAGTGGAGGAGAGACTTCACCTTGCGTGTGtgagacaacacacacacacacacacacacacacacacacagcgcagCGTGGAAATCTTCACAACGCTTGCCCTATTAAACAATTGCACGTTATTAATGAATACCTGTGTGTGAATACGCTGTCTCCTGCCATCCCAAGCTATCCGCATCAGAACAGACCTGGTCCACAGTGTGAGATGGACCATCAATGGGATGGCTACAGGCGTCTTCTCCTCCCCTGACCTGTGAAAGacaagggggggggtggggaaatgaACCTCTGTTTCCTGCGAATTGTCCTCCTGCGATCGCCTGCATGTGTGTCGCTTGTGATTCCCACCAAAGTTGAATTGTCTGCATGTCTTCCCAGCTTGATCATGCAGAATGGGACAGTGAAGCTTGCTCTGACTGGGGGAGTTGGAGATGTAGGTatggcagactgaagaagggtctcgaccccccaacgtcacccattccttctctccagagatgctgcctgtcccgctgagtcactccagctttatgtgtctatcttgggcaTGGTAGCCGTTGGGTGGGTGGGTTGGTCTCTTGAACGTGGGGTTGATATTTTTGGGTCAGGGCGAGAATATGCCCGGTTCTCAGCCCGTCACATTGGTCACAGTTTTCGTTGTAGCGGTCAGTCTCATCCCCAGTGGTAGATCCCCCAGCTCTAGAAGCGTGATTCACAGGCAGTTGTCCCTGTTTAACCCTGTCCCTGAGCAGTGGGAGATGGGGATCCCCTACCTATCCCCACCTTACTGCTGGCCGGCCGGCTTTCAGCGTTTCCCCCAGGGAGATAATCAGCTCTCCTCaaaccacacaccccccccaccccccaagctTTGGTAAAGTGTTCTGCCTTTGGATTCCTGTAATCTCACTCCTGCCCCAAGGCTTATTTTCTTCAGAGAATAGCCTGTCCTTTTGTTAACACACCCTCACCCAGCGCTTGGCCACCTTTCCGTGCAGGTTTCATCTCCAAGGTACAGAGGGCATGGAGAGTTGTGTAGAATCATCCTTGCCTCACTCCCAATGGGGCAAAGAGTGACAACACCAAGCAGAAGGCAGAGGCAGCAAAGGGCAGGTGGGAAGGAGATGGTTCCCCCTCCACCTTCCTTCCCCCCCTTGCCCCATCCAGGTGCACGCCCATCTCTCCCACTACCTCGCTCTCCTtttcccctgtccccttccaccgatATCCCTTCCTCGAGCCTCGCattttattcttcttctcacaatCTTAcatccttcttgtctcctttataTCTCCAGCctttagagtcattgagtgatacagtgtggaaacaggcccttctgcccaacttgcccacaccggccaacatgtcccagctacactcgtcccacctgcctgcctttggtccatatcactccaaacctgtcatttccacgtacctgtctaactacctTTGTCGTCTACTCCGTCCATCTGACGATCAAAAGCCTCCCTCACccgtacccacctatcacttgccaggccttgtccctcttccagctttctcctcccaccccactcccatcagtctgaagggtcctgacctaaaaacatcacccatccatgtcctccagagatgccgccagacCAACTGAGTTTCTACCGCAGTTTGTGTATTTTTCTCTGCTTTTATTAGAAGTCTGATTTATATATCTTCCAGTGGTGTATTCTTATTGCGGCATAATTAATCTCAGTTCGTGTTTGCCTGATTATGAGTTGACACCAACTATCATTATGCTGACTGGAAAGTGTTAAAAATGTTTGGAAAGAGAGACGTGTAATTCTAATCCTCCTTTCCCAGTGAGACATTAACCACAGTTAATAGACTGTAGGATGTTATGCAATCGACTGTGTTAGCTGTAATGTTCCAGTATGACGCAGAATGAATGGGTCTTTGAACAGGAATCGGCTTCACCTGGCGTGGTGCCAGTGTTGGTTACTGGTACAAAGGTGAGATGCCTGTAGCGAGGGGGGGAGAGTTGGGGTGAGCTCAGCTTTCCAGTACTGATGATCGGAAGGTGTGTACTGGAGTGGGGTTTGCAGACTGACACAGCCAGTGaggggctctgtgtgtggggggggatgttGGAGGATCTTgccatgcttcttcttcttgtgtatggcgtgcacagcctaaagttatagcacaacttgttctatttgatcttatttgattgtgcatttgttgaaccacgtgaaggttgcaatctcccatccccttGCCATGCTTTGTTGACAGCATTGTAGCAGGAAAGGGCTAATGGAGATGTTTGAGCTGCTATTAGCTACAGTCCAGTATTGAGCTTTAAAGCTGTGATCTTCCTGCCAAGTACCATGTTATCTCGTGAACCTGCCCAGTCCAATCCACCGTTGCCCAGGCAGTTCCAGCTGTTCTATGCTTCTTGCTTTCAGAGTGAATCAATGAGTCAGGTTGACAGGAATGGGCGTTGTtgcctcataataataataataataataataaattttatttatgggcgcctttcaagattctcaaggacaccttacaagaatttagcaggtagaggaaaaacatgtaaggggaatgaaataaatagtagagacatgactagtacacaaagtaaagacagaattcaattcaaaacacaatatgaggcaattaatgcacagatgaaaagggagggggacgtggggctaaggataggcagaggtgaagagatgggtcttggggcgggactggaagatggtgagggacacggaattgcctcATGAACTGGGGACATCAAACTTGTGATCTCTGGCTGTTCCTGGGAAATCTGTATTGAGCTTTTATTTCTATGCTGCCACACAATGCTGCCAAACCCCCCTTTACTGGGAAAAAAAAGCTTCATGAGAAATAAGTTGTagatggatctgaagaagggtctcagcccgaaacgtcacccattccttctatccagagatgctgcctgtcccgctgagttactccagcattttgtgtctgtctttggtgtaaaccagcatctgcagttgcttcctacacaagttGTAGGTTTTAAGTTTTTAAATTCTTGTTTAGTACTAACAGAGCTGTCTCATTATACCAACCCTAGGTATTGTTATCATGCAGCCTGAATATGTGGTTTATTCCGGGGGTGGTTGCTAAATCTCCTCCCTTTCTGCAGCCCAATGTTCCCGAGCTAGCCTGGCCCATCCAAGTATCATTCAAGTGGGCTCAGTGCTGTGTGGAGGCATAATTGGGGTCCCATACCCGAGCCTTGGTGATCTCCGTGAGGCTGCTGCAGAGATCATTGCCATGATGCACTCAATCTAAGCCTGATCATTAAGGACACACTCCCCAAACATACCTATAACTCGGCTTTtttttactgattattaattttaaTGTTCAACATGAAATGTTCCAATGTTGAATGAAACCACCAGTATAATGTTGAATgattctatgtgcctgtgatgctgctgcaagcaagattttcaatgtacctgtacctcactataCTTGTGCATAGGACAATAAACCTGACCTGACAAAACGTGCAATAACTATCTCTGGGATAACACAGTAAATGATGATGACAAAAGCAAATGACTGCAGCTAACCAGGAATAAAaccagaaaaatgctgaaaatactcagcgtTTGTAGATATTAATGTTTCCCGTCAGTGATCTTTGACCAGAAACGTTGACAGTTTCTTcatggatgctgccagacctgttgtGTATTTTCATCATCTTATGTTTTTATATTGGTGTGTGAAATGTGGTCAATTGATGGCAACTGAACGAAAACAcagaggtggtgcagcggtagatgcccctgtcccacttaggaaacctgaacggaaacctctggagactttgcgccccacccaaggtttccgtgcggttcccggaggttgcaggtggttgccggaggttgcaggtggttgccggaggttgcaagtagtggaagcaggtagggagactgacaaaaacctccaggaaccgcacggaaaccttgggtggggcgcaaagtctccagaggttgccgttcaggtttcctaagtgggacaggggcataacagcaccagagacccaggtttgatcctgcctacAGGTGGTGTCTATAcaaagcttgtacgttctccccaggacctgcgtgggttttccacgggtgttccagtttcttccctcattccaaagatgtacagggttgcaggttaatttggcttaggtaaaaattgtgaatcgtgcctagtgtgtagatagtgtaCTGGGATAGCCAGTcaacgcagactcagtgggccaaatgacctgtttctgcattgtatctctaaatgaaatggagcaaatggataggtgacgttttagatctAGACCAGGAGTTGGGAACCTGCAGCCTtcgaggccattaagtgcggccttttgaataaatccaaattttgtagaacaaatccttttatttttattaatatgtttttgtacgTCATTTATACTTTTTatcttaatcttaaaatgaacgtatttaaaataccaaagattaaaagaagattcaacgaaataatcctccccgactgacggccacaattaaaacattagtaagtcctgagggctattttaacaaaattttGAAgtatcttggatgcggccttattagattacagctaacttaatgcgacattccaacatgaaagggttccccacccctgatttAGACCCTTCAGGAGGCTTTCTCTTCCATTTTTGATAAGGTTTTGGAAAGAGTTTATCTGTCTGTACGTCAGGGGTTGCCCCGAgtaccctaatgcccctgtcccacttaggaaacctgaacggaaacctctggagactttgcgccccacccaaggtttccgtgcggttcccggaggttgcaggtggttgccggaggttgcaggtagtggaagcaggtagggagactgacaaaaacctccaggaaccgcacggaaaccttgggtggggcgcaaagtctccagaggtttccgttcaggtttcctaaggggGACTTGGGCATTACCCTCGAGGATCCTAATGGTGAAACGTACCAGCAACAAACATGAACTGAGTGCGGTGCTGGCTATCTCTGAAGTAAAGGAGAGAGAGTAACTAAATCTAATCATCCACCACCCATAATTATAATAAGAGTACAATAATGTTGGTGATGCTGAATTATTCCATTGCAAATCTGGTGCATAATTCAATGAACAGATTTGCAAGGGGTGGATCTACATGTTATTCTCCCTGATGCAAATAATTTTGCACAGCTCACCATCCTTTGCATTTACTGAACATTACCAAATGAGTCCAAGGTTCAGTTGACAGAAGTCAGTCAAAGGTCTGTATTAATCACCTTTCAGATAATCTATTAGAAAGTGCAGCCAAAGGTACCTTTTACTGAACATCTTATCAGACTGGTAGACatgaattgctggagtaactcagcgggacaggcagcatctctgcggagggaaggaaggggtgacgtttcggatcgagacccttcttcagacttctcgacccgaaacgtcacccattccttctctccaaagatgctgcctgtcccgctgaggtactccagcattttgtgtctaccttcaatttaaaccagcatctgcagttctttcctacacatcttagACTTCCATACTGACTCGGGATTACAAGTTTCACAAGCCAGGCTGACGACCTGAACACATAAGAGACTGTAGATGATGGAATGTGGAGTAAAGAATaagctgctggagaaactcagcaggtcaggcatcatctgtggaggcagaggaatgGTCAGAGTTTTGGGCCAACACCCCGAATCAAGCTACTTGTTTTTTTGCTGAGTACCTAAAAATGATCTCTTGTAAAAGGGGGGGAGACTTTTATGGAGCTGCAAACATAAAATATGATAGGAAAGAGAATGAAATGAGAATCAAGAGGGTGGCAGAGAACGCAGGAGggaagagactaagacttttgcctccatcacagtgaggaggtgcttggtgaactcactggtggtgttaatttgtgtttattgtatgttttgttgtttattattattgtgtatgactgcaggcagggagagggagatggagagaggggtggggtacaggaggagagaggggtgtgggggagggaggggagggggaagagtgtggagggagggagagagtagggagggatgggtagggggagaggtggaagagggactgaggggttgggggaagggtgcggagggagagagggaaggggggtgggggaagagagggatgggggtgggaggaggaggggtgaggagagggagatggagaaggggaggagaggggtgggggaggagaggggagagggagagaggtgtgggggagggtggagatggggtaccaccatgaggtaccacctccagtttaaattccatttggaatattttggaggaccaagaatccCAAGATCAGCAGAACAACAATTGGCTCAATAAGCCCCCATCTCTTACaaaaataaagcaaaattaaaacctaaactttgtttagtttagagatacagaatggaaacaggctcttccgctaccaagtctgcactgaccaacgattcccatacaccagttccatcctacgcagtagggacaagttacagaagccaattaacctacaaacctgcacgtctttggaatgtgggagagaagaacaaaagcatccggagaaaacccacacggttacagaacctacaaactcctacaggcagcacccatggtcaggatcgaacccgagtctctggcgcagtaaggcagcaactctactgctctctCTACTTGATCTGCTTAGTTCTCTGGTCTTGGTGAGAACCTTACTGTGGGTTCACCAGTCACCTCTGGGTGCTAACAGCCTTCCTCCTTTATCGAGGATACATTTAACCTTTTTCTCTATCCCCTGGGTGGAGAAATACTGAGGAAGTTTTCTTAGCAGAAATGTTGGACCCGGGTGGACAATTGCTACAGATTTCAAAACTTTTAAAGCCTCTCCCAGAATTAAAGAATTAATGGAAGAAAAGAAACTCATGCTTAACAGTGtggttaaaagttttgcaacagtcATCAACTTTGTTTATGTTGGTCAGTGAGCTTTGATTAGTCCAGTTGACCAAAGAGTTACTCTGTGTCATGGGAGCTGGCCAAGAACACGTGAATTTGTTCATGTCCACTGAGGCTCGGAGGAAAACATACACTCGGGAGAAAAGCACTGTGGCACTGCAACAGTTCAAGAAGGCACATTGCTAATCTGCCTGGGGAATGGGTGATAAATGATCTGCAGCCCACATCTTATAAATTGGTAAAAACATGTTTTGGTGATGCTTATTTAGGGATAGTTATTGGCTAGAATATTAATCCCGCTTAGCCACTGTAAACCTGCCTTTCATTCCCTTTACCATCATTGTACTGACTAATGTCAATATTGGAAGCTTTGTCCAAGTAACCAGGTTAATACATTAGTCCATTAGAAAAGAAAAACACTCTTACATGAGTCCATTagttgggagggggagggcacACTTTTGGGTGGAGGTTCCTCACAGTGAGTGCCGTCTTGTCCATGAAGCTAAAAGCCATGAGTTCCTGTTCCATGCTCGGGACTGGAACACTACAGAACGAATGCTGCTATGTCAGAGCTGAAAACATTTAGATGTGACATTAGTTCCTTGGAAAGGAGCATTTGAAAACAGAAAAAGTACAGATGCTAGAAATgtgaactaaaaactaaatatgCCTTTTCAGGTCAGACGCCATcaatggagaaataaagaatacatTTTTTAAgtcacaaatgctgtctgatctgctatttccagtattttctgtttttgattTTGCAGAGCTCGGGGGTTCTCCCTTGTATTCTGGCCAATAACTATCCCTGTATAGACTTCATCAAAACAAGTTGTTATTGACTCATAAAATGTGGACTGCAGTCTGAGCCATTTATTACACATTTCCTGAGCAGATTagcgagctgccttcttgaatcaTTGCGGTTTTATAGGTTGAAGGCACTCCCACAGCACAGGAAAAATGCCTTCTATTTTTTCGCTGCCTTTGCAGAATTCACTGAAACTAACCAACGTCAACACCCTTTCTCAGGACAACATTTCAAAGTGGAAGTTGCACACAGCCAGCTGTGATGGGCACACAATGTCACTCACATGCCAGGCACCagatttctggagaatatgctcCATTCATAGAAaggcacaagtgctggagtaactcagcaggttaggcagcatctctggagaatatggataggtgatgtttcaggtcgggactcttcttcagactgatagtttctccagcatcttccctcaCGAGGCCTTTCTGCACTGGCCTCCACCTGGTGGACTAGTGGTCAAAGATGTTTTACTGCAGAGACATTTCTACAAAGGACAGATAGTGCAGTAAGGTGTAATGGAATGAAACATTATGTGGCAATGAGGCCAGGACTATCCTTAACAACACAACCCTCTTTGTGTACTGGATTAGAGAAGACCTGGTAGAAAAATTTAGAAAACAACTTGTTTTTTAATTCGTAATTAGTCTTTTGAATGTCAAACATCTGCAGTTAGACCTGGAGAAATAAATAGATACAGAAACAGATGTTTCTAAATGGAGATTATGTGGATCAGATTTTAATGATTCTATTTTTTTAGTTAGTGCAGAGGCTTGTTAAACCCTAAATCTGTGTCTAAAGCTAGGTAATGAAGTGAACATTCTCCCTCTGCTGCCTGTGAGATTATAAGGGAAAAAAGACTGATGTACCAGCCTTTAGGCATAGAATGTCACATGAATAGCATTACATTGAGAAATCCAACCCAAGTCACGGAAGATAATGCAGAAAATTGAAGGATTGCCTAAAGCAAACAAACTACTGCTATAAATATTCCAAGGAGGAGGCGATGTCGAACAGAAATGAAGAAATAAATGGGTGAGGCAAAGAtggaa
This DNA window, taken from Amblyraja radiata isolate CabotCenter1 chromosome 38, sAmbRad1.1.pri, whole genome shotgun sequence, encodes the following:
- the slc25a38 gene encoding mitochondrial glycine transporter, yielding MEVFLCHPVLKAFMCGSLSGTCSTLLFQPLDLVKTRLQTVQSSVNGSGRVGMIAILLNVIRTERIIGLWKGVSPSFVRCIPGVGIYFSTLYSTKQHFFSERSPSALESVALGASARTVAGVCMLPVTVVKTRYESGKFQYESVFSALRNIYKTEGARALFSGLTATLLRDAPFSGIYLMFYTQTKRTVPEDRYQTPILPLINFGCGIFAGILASMVTQPADVVKTHMQLSPEKHRQVRHTIVFIFENHGLVGFFRGAVPRSLRRSLMAAMAWTVYEQMMTKLGLKS